A stretch of DNA from Micromonospora peucetia:
AGGCCGCGAAGATCATCGCCGGCACCGCCCGGTCGATGGGCATCGTCGTCAACGACTGACCTCGGTCAGCACTCACCCGGACAGTTCGTGGGAGGGCGCGCGAGCACCGCGGCCCGCCATAGACCACAGGAGTACGCAGAACATGCAGCGCAGCAAGAGCTACCGCAAGGCCGCCGAGGTCATCGACCGGTCGAAGCTCTACACCCCCGCCGAGGCCGTGAAGCTGGCCAAGGACACCACCTCCGCCAAGTTCGACGCCACGGTCGAGGTCGCCATGCGCCTCGGCGTCGACCCCCGCAAGGCGGACCAGATGGTCCGTGGCGTGGTCAACCTGCCGCACGGCACCGGCAAGACCGCCCGCGTGATCGTCTTCGCCGCCGGCGCGAAGGCCGAGGAGGCCGTCGCCGCCGGTGCGGACGAGGTGGGCACCGACGAGCTGGTCGCCCGGATCCAGGGTGGTTGGCTCGACTTCGACGCGGCGATCGCCACGCCGGACCAGATGGCCAAGATCGGCCGGATCGCGCGGATCCTGGGCCCGCGCGGTCTCATGCCGAACCCGAAGACCGGCACGGTGACCATGGACGTCACCAAGGCCGTCTCGGACATCAAGGGTGGCAAGATCACCTTCCGGGTGGACAAGCACTCCAACCTGCACCTGATCATCGGCAAGGCCTCGTTCTCCGAGACCCAGCTGGTCGACAACTACGCGGCGGTCCTCGACGAGGTCCTGCGGGCCAAGCCGTCCGCCGCGAAGGGCAAGTACCTCAAGAAGGTCACCCTCACCACCACCATGGGCCCGGGCGTCCCGGTCGACCCCAACGTGGTGAAGAACCTGCAGGAGGGCTCGGCCGAGGCCTGAGCATCCGTACCCCGTGACGGGGCGTCGCCACATCGTGGCGGCGCCCCGTTCCGTGTCGGTTGTGGCATGCTCGGCCGATGCGCCTGGAGAACGTCTGGCTGCGTTACCGACGGCGGGGCCCGTGGGTGCTGCGGGCGGCCGGGGTGCGGGTCGGCCCCGGCGAGGTGGTCGTCGTGCTCGGCCGCAACGGCGCGGGCAAGTCGACCCTGCTCCAGGTGGCGGCCGGGGTGCTGCGGCCGAGCCGGGGGCGGGTCACCGGTCGACCCCGGCACGTCGGCTGGGTCCCGGAGCGCTTTCCGGCCGACCAGCCCTTCACCGTCGAGCGCTACCTGACCGCCATGGGACGTGTCGCCGGCCTCGACCCGGCTGCTGCCGGCCGCGCGGTCGACCACTGGACCTCCCGGCTGGGCCTGTCCGGGTTCCGCCGGGTCCGGTTGCCGGAACTGTCCAAGGGCACTGCCCAGAAGGTCGGCCTGGCCCAGGCGGTGCTGCGTCCGCCCGGCCTGCTGGTGCTCGACGAGCCGTGGGAGGGCCTCGACGCCGTGACCCGGGACCTGGTGCCCGCGGTGATCGACGAGGTGGCGGCGGCGGGCGGGTCGGTGCTGGTCAGCGACCACCGCGGCGAGATCGGCCGGTTGTCCGGAGCCCGCCGGTGGACGGTGGCGGACGGCACGGTCACCGCCAGCGCCCCGTCGGCCGACCCGGCGCTGGCGGTGGTCGAGATCGCGGTCCCGGCGGCACGGGTCGACGGCACCGTCGCCCGGCTGCGCGCCGACGGCCACCAGATCCTTCGCGTACGCCCGCCTGCCCCGGTCGGCGTGGTCGCCCCCGACGACGCCGGGAGGCCGCCGACGGGGGCCGTGGACGCCGGCGTGGCGCCCGTGGCCCGGGCACCGGAGGCCACCGGCGGGATCACCGGCGGACCGCGGTGACCGCGCTGCTCCGGCTGCGGCTGGCGGGCTTCCTGCGTACCGGACGGGCCCTGGCCCCGCTGCTCGCCGGCCTGGTGGCCCTCAGCGTCCTCTACGGCGGCGGCCGGGCACAGCCGGGGGAGGCCTACGGCGTCTCGGCGGTGGTGCTCTTCCCGGTGCTGGCCTGGCAGACCAAGGTGTTGCTGGACGTCGAGCCGGACGTGCAGCGCCGGCTGGCCCAGGCGCTGGTCGGGGCGCGCCGGGAGCGCCTGGCCGGGCTGCTCGCGGCCGGCGTGGCGGGGCTCGGCACGGTGGCCGTCGCGCTGGTCCTCCCGTGGCTCGTCGGCGGAATCGCCGGCTCTGTGGAGCCGGGCGCCCGGTCGGTGCCGGTGGGCATCGCCGTCGGGCTGTGGGCGCACCTGCTGGTCGTACCCGCCGCGGTGGCGCTCGGGGCGTTGGCCAGCCGTGCCTCGACGGGTGGCGCCGGTTACGGCGTCGCGGTGCTCGCCCTCGGCGGGGTCGGGGCGGTCGTCCTCGGCCTGAGCGACTCGGTGGCGCCCTGGCTGGCACCGCCGGTCATGGCGACCGCGCGGGCCGCCGCCGGCGACCTGGCCGCGTCGACGGTCGTCCTGCTCACCGCCTGGGCCGCCGTCTGGAGCGCGACGGCCGGCGCCGCATACCTGTGGCGGCGCCGCTTCCGGCCCTGACGGCCGCCGCTTCCGGTCCGGCCGTCCGGTCCGGACGGCCGGCACGGCTGGGGGACTCCGGCCCTTCGTGACGGGG
This window harbors:
- a CDS encoding ATP-binding cassette domain-containing protein, with protein sequence MRLENVWLRYRRRGPWVLRAAGVRVGPGEVVVVLGRNGAGKSTLLQVAAGVLRPSRGRVTGRPRHVGWVPERFPADQPFTVERYLTAMGRVAGLDPAAAGRAVDHWTSRLGLSGFRRVRLPELSKGTAQKVGLAQAVLRPPGLLVLDEPWEGLDAVTRDLVPAVIDEVAAAGGSVLVSDHRGEIGRLSGARRWTVADGTVTASAPSADPALAVVEIAVPAARVDGTVARLRADGHQILRVRPPAPVGVVAPDDAGRPPTGAVDAGVAPVARAPEATGGITGGPR
- the rplA gene encoding 50S ribosomal protein L1, producing MQRSKSYRKAAEVIDRSKLYTPAEAVKLAKDTTSAKFDATVEVAMRLGVDPRKADQMVRGVVNLPHGTGKTARVIVFAAGAKAEEAVAAGADEVGTDELVARIQGGWLDFDAAIATPDQMAKIGRIARILGPRGLMPNPKTGTVTMDVTKAVSDIKGGKITFRVDKHSNLHLIIGKASFSETQLVDNYAAVLDEVLRAKPSAAKGKYLKKVTLTTTMGPGVPVDPNVVKNLQEGSAEA